The DNA sequence AAGCAGAGGATACTAGATCACATCATTATCCTACTCGACATGCAGACGGAGGAACAGAAACTGTTCCAGTTTGCAAAGAATGTCATACATATTTACACAGTAAAAAAAAATAAACAATAATGACAAATAGCGAATTTTTAGAGATTATAAAAACGAGTATTAATAATAATGACTACCATCTTACACTAGTAAATGGTGGTCAAAATCCTGAATATTCTTATTCTATTGGATTAACTGAAAAATTTGGTTTTGAATTAGTAATTGCAGGGGGATTCATTTCTATTAAGGAAAACGAATCAATATTTAGATATGTGTATCAACAATTGCAATCTGAATCAACTGCAGATTCAAAGTTTATATTCTCTGAAAATACATTTTATTTAAATAAAGTAGATTCATCATGGTGTGAAAAGTTAATGCTTGGTGTTTATGATTATTATAATGTTGATAAGATTACTGCTTATCAAATTATTCCAGAGAATAGAACATTAGATACACCTTTAATGTCACAGCCAATTATTGCAAATGATCCTATTTGGAAATGGCTTGACATGGATTGGAATATGAATGTTCCTAAAAATTCTTATGTTATAACCGATATTGATTCTCTAAAAGGTAAAACAATAGTCGAACTGATGAGATGGGAAGATCATGTATGGGAAATGTTTTCAGGACCAGGACCAGATTTTAAAGAAGAAGATATAAGGATAGTTCCATTAGGTACAATATTAGGAATTGATGATACACTGCAGCCAACTGTAAATTTGGCTGTTGGGAAAGGTTTGTGGCGGGAAAATAAAGATTCAGAATGGAATGATTGGGAATAGTAACATTTAATGTAGAATAAAAGCCCGAATCGACAAAGTATATAAAAGTAAAACCTCGCGAATTGCGAGGTTTTTTTATGTTTTATAGAGAAGCTACATTTTTAGCGAAGAAATCTTTAAATTTCTTTTGGGTTAAAAAAGTATCGACCATTTTAAAGATTATATTTTTTTCCTCGGGTTCAAGTTCTTGAATTAATTTGATTTGTTCTACTAGTGTTTTATCTTCAATTGTAATTTCCTGCGGAATCTCACCTTCTAAATTTACCAGTTGGTCAATAGTCATATTAAAATATTTGGCGATTTTGCCCACAGCTTCAAGAGATAATTCTCTGTCTCCTGTTTCTACCCTTGAATAATTAGAGCGATGCATAGCAATAAGATCAGCTATAGATTGCTGTGTTAATCCTTTTTCTTCTCTTATTCTTTTTATGTTTTTACCAATGTGTTGCATACTGTTGTTATTTAGGTCAAAGTTATCTAAAAAGCACAAATAATGCAATATGTATCTTTTTGATAAATCTTAAGTTGTTTTATTGATACATATATTTTACATTTGCTACGTATCAAATTAACACAAATGTTATTCAGTATGGAAATCCAAGACATCAAACAAAGTTTAACTCTTGCCACAATCCTCAATCATTACAGTATAAAACCTGATAAAAACAATATGCTTTGTTGTCCGTTCCATGAAGATAACACAGCGAGTCTGCAAGTTAATCCAATACAAAACCGTTACAAATGCCATGCTTGCGATAAAAAAGGGGATGTTATCCAGTTTGTTCAGGATTACGAAAAACTCACCAAACGGGAAGCGATTTTAAAATGTGTAGCCCTGATAGGAATTAATCCAATGCCTAAATCTCAAAGTCAAAAAACGGAAATAATCACAGAAAATAAAAGTATTTTTTTAGAGAAAATGTTCCAAAGTTTTAGAAAAGGTATTTTTAACAGCAATCCTGCAAAGGACTACTGCAGAGAAAGAAATCTAAATATCGAAACGCTACAAGTTGGTTTTAATGGCGGGCAATTCCACCACGGCACAAGAAGAGACGAAACCCTGATTAATAATTGTTTGGCTGTTGGACTTCTTTTAGATCGAAATATCATCAGTAAAACAGGCGAAAAAGCCTATAATGTTTTTGGAAGCAAATGCATTGTTTTTCCATTAAAGAACAAAGAAAATCAAATCGTTAGCCTGTATTTTAGATCAATATTAAACCAAAAAGAAGCCAAACACTTCTATTTAAAAAACAGAACAGGACTTTATCCCAATTACCCCGATAAAAACACTAAAAAACTGATTTTAACCGAAAGTATTATTGACTGTGCCAGTTTACTGCAGATCGGTGAAATTGCTCAAAATTACAGCCTGTTGGCTTGTTATGGCACAAACGGACTCGGCCAAGAAATAGAAAAAGCCATTGCAGAGCTTACGGAACTTGAAGAAATTATTTTTTGTTTTGACAATGATAATGCAGGAGAAGAAGCCGTAAAAAAATATGCTTCACAACTTAAACAATACAAAATATCCACCATAGAACTGCCCAATAAAGACATCAACGAAACCCTGCAATTGCATGAAGATGAAATCATCATTGAGCTGTTAAACCAAAGAAAGGAACTTATTTTTTTTTCAATTGAAGAAAAAACTACTACCAAACCCAAAACAAATATTGATTTTTTAAAGCAGAATAATTTACTGCAGGAATTAAATGTACTGATCGAGAAAAGCGGAATAATCGGAGAAGAAAACAGTCGTTTACTTCTTTTTATCATTGCAAGTTCATACAAAACCAAAAGCCCCCTTCATGCCATAGTACAGGGAAGCTCAGGAAGCGGAAAAACGCATTTAATCAGTAAGATAGCCGATTTAATCCCTCCTGAAGATGTTTTACGGTTTACAAGAATTACAGAGAGTTCTCTGTACAACTGGGGCGAATATGATTTAGTGGGAAAGCTGTTGATTATAGAAGATCTGGACGGACTCAAAGAAGAAGCCATGTTTGCCATGCGGGAGCTAATCAGCAATCAAAGGCTCTCAAGCTCTGTGAGTATCAAGGATAAAAAAGGAAATATCAAATCCGCTAAAAAGGAAGTAAGAGGCGTTTTTAGCAGTTTGTCAGCCACCACTAAAGGCGAACTGTACGAAGATAATATGAGCCGGAGTTTTTTGCTTGCCGTGGATGAAAGCGGGGAACAAAGCCAAAGAATCATCCATTATCAAAACCGCAAATATGCCGGAGAGATAGAACCAAAAGACCAGGAGAAAACCAAAATACAATTACAGCAAATTATCCGGACTTTAACAAATTATGAAGTGATCAATCCGTTTGCTACCCGCTTAGAGCTTCCTGAGGAAGTACATAAGATAAGACGATTGAATGAAATGTTCCAAAGCATCGTAAGGCAGATAACGCTTTTAAACCAACATCATAGAGAACTTAAAAACGATAAATTAATCACTCAGATCGAAGACTTGGAGCAGGCTACCGAAGTGCTTTTTGAAAGTATCATCTTAAAAGTGGATGAACTTGATGGGAGTTTAAGGCAGTTTTTTGAGCGGGTAAAGAAATACCTTAAAACCCAAGACAAGGATTTTACCCAAAGAGAAATAAGGCAGGCTTTTAATATGAGCAAAAGCCAAATACACCGCTATTTGCAAGCTTTACTGGAACTGGAATACATCAAACAAATTGGCGGGTATGCCAATAAAGGATTAAAATATAAAATCGATTACTGGGATGATTATGCCAAACTCAGAATTAAGATAAAAGACAAACTCCTATTACAAATTAAAGCCTTAAAGGAAACTGTCTGAACCACTAAGAACCACTACTGGGACGCTAGAATAAAAGCTAAATAATTTATAATTAACAATTTACAATTAATAATTGCATTAGTGTCCCAAGTTCCTAAAAAGTACAACCATAAAAACAGCATAGGTATATGAAAGATAAGATTTATGCCTTTAGACAAGAACTGCAGACCTTAGGGTACTGCCAAACCATAATCAGCAATTACCCCAAATATGCCAGTCATTTTTTAGTTTTTTTCCAAGAAACGGACGCTGAAATAGACGACAGCCACATCAAATCATATCAAAAGTATTTACAGCAAAAAACAAGTAAAACCAGTGGTGAAAAGCTGAGTGAGAGCCATATTTACAGCCAATTATTGGGGATTAAAATGTATTTTGAATATTTGGAAAGAATCCATAAAATCAAGCGAAATCCTTTTACCTTAAAGCTTAAAAATCCTAGAAACGAAGTAAGAGAGGTACTCACCCAAGAACAAATAAAAATACTTTATGAGCATTGCAAAACTGGGGAAGAAAAAATGATCCTGCACCTTTGTTACGGTTGCGGACTCAGGAGAAGCGAAGCGGTAAACCTCAATAAAAAAGATATCCATATCGAAAAGAAACTGCTTTTTGTTCGTCAGGGAAAAGGTAAAAAGCGTCGGGTAATCCCCCTAAATAAAACCCTTACAGCCGATTTTAAACTCTTTTTAGGGTATCAAATAAATACGCAGGAAATAGCCTTTTTGACCAATAAACAGTATAAAAGAATGTCAGGAAATACAATGCACCTGATCTTTAAAGCGCTGCTTAAAAAGGCAAAAATAAAAGACATAAGCCTGCATCATCTGCGCCATAGTATAGCCACACACTTACTGGAAAATGATATGAGTATTGAAATGGTACGGGACTTTTTAGGACACTCGAGGCTCTCTACAACTCAAATTTATACTAAAATAAACAACTTAAAAATGAAATGAATTTAGAAATCTATCTCAAAAGCCACCTGCAGGAATCAACGGCTAAAAGTTATTATTACCACATCAATAAATTTAGGCTTCAAAACCGAAATACAGAGCATTACAGTTATAAAAAAGTAATGCAGTACATAGAGGAATTACGTAAAAACTACCCTGCCAATACGCTCAGAGGTATCCTTTTTGCCTTAAAGAAATACTATGAGTACTTAATTGAAACGGGTATCAGAAAAGACAATCCTACTCAAAGCATCAAGTTTAGGGATGCTAAAGAAACACCAATACAACATCAGGATTTATTTACTGATAAAGAACTGCAAGAGCTTTTAGAACCAAGAAAAGAACGGTATCCTTTTTTGACTTTAAGAAACAGAATAATTATAAGTTTACTTGTTTATCAAGCCCCAACATCGGGAGAACTCACAGAATTAGAAGTAAATGCCATTGATTTAGAAAAGGCAACCATAGAAATAAAACCAACTGCTTTAACCAATAACCGAATATTGCCTTTAAAAGCCGAACAAATCCTTTTGTTATACAAATACATCAATACGGACAGAAACGCCCTTAAAACACATCGAGAAGATAAAAATATGCTGTTACTGGGAAAGCTTGGAACACCAATCCAAATAGAGGATATTATTTATTTAATCAGTACCTATCAAAAGAGGTACACTAAAAAACTAACTTCAACCACAATCCGCCAAAGTGTAATAACGAATCTTTTAAGTAAAGGAAACGATTTACGGATGGTTCAGACCTTTGCAGGACACAAACACTTGGATACTACCGAAAAATACAAACAGACAGGAATAAAAGCCCTGCAGAGCGCCATTGATAAACATCATCCATTGCGCTAAATTATTCTTACAAATTATTAATTCGTTAACTGCCGTAGGCATACCCCAAAAAAGCCCCTTGATAATAATACGGTTTTGGTACGCCATTTTAACTCCGAAAGATGTTTTTTTTTATCTCTTACCCGTTTCTTTTTTACCTTAAAAAACACCCAAAAACACGATTTTAAGCAAATGTTAAAATCCCGACTAATGATAGTCGGGACTCAATTAGCAAATTTATTAATTTATGCGCATATTTGCACATCGTTAATTTATAAGAAAAATGAAACAAAAAACAGAATTAAAGCCAGTTGATATTTTATTGAAAATCTGCCTGAAAAGATTATTGGAACAAGGTACTTGGAGTAGTAAAATTTATGAAGATATAGAAGCGGAGATAAAAATCCCAAATACACGCTATAGAGCCAAGCAAAGAATAAAAAAACTGATAGCACAAATCCGTAAAGAAGCGGGAATAAAGGATTAAAGAAATTTTAGTGATTATTTTTTTTCAATTGAAAGAAAAAATTACGCTATTTTTGAAAAAATAAGACGTTCTTACAAAAAGGTAGTCTCTCGCGTGAGGCAAATATTGCACAGGAAATAACAAGTATAAGTTTAGTGGAAAAGAACTACAAGACGAGTTACAGCTTAATGTTTATGATATGGAAGCCCGAAATTATATGCCCGATATTGGTCGTTGGGGCAATATAGATGAGCTTTCAGAAAATTTTTACGAGCACTCTCCTTATAATTTTTCATTTAATAATCCG is a window from the Flavobacterium cupriresistens genome containing:
- a CDS encoding DUF4262 domain-containing protein, producing MTNSEFLEIIKTSINNNDYHLTLVNGGQNPEYSYSIGLTEKFGFELVIAGGFISIKENESIFRYVYQQLQSESTADSKFIFSENTFYLNKVDSSWCEKLMLGVYDYYNVDKITAYQIIPENRTLDTPLMSQPIIANDPIWKWLDMDWNMNVPKNSYVITDIDSLKGKTIVELMRWEDHVWEMFSGPGPDFKEEDIRIVPLGTILGIDDTLQPTVNLAVGKGLWRENKDSEWNDWE
- a CDS encoding CHC2 zinc finger domain-containing protein; translated protein: MEIQDIKQSLTLATILNHYSIKPDKNNMLCCPFHEDNTASLQVNPIQNRYKCHACDKKGDVIQFVQDYEKLTKREAILKCVALIGINPMPKSQSQKTEIITENKSIFLEKMFQSFRKGIFNSNPAKDYCRERNLNIETLQVGFNGGQFHHGTRRDETLINNCLAVGLLLDRNIISKTGEKAYNVFGSKCIVFPLKNKENQIVSLYFRSILNQKEAKHFYLKNRTGLYPNYPDKNTKKLILTESIIDCASLLQIGEIAQNYSLLACYGTNGLGQEIEKAIAELTELEEIIFCFDNDNAGEEAVKKYASQLKQYKISTIELPNKDINETLQLHEDEIIIELLNQRKELIFFSIEEKTTTKPKTNIDFLKQNNLLQELNVLIEKSGIIGEENSRLLLFIIASSYKTKSPLHAIVQGSSGSGKTHLISKIADLIPPEDVLRFTRITESSLYNWGEYDLVGKLLIIEDLDGLKEEAMFAMRELISNQRLSSSVSIKDKKGNIKSAKKEVRGVFSSLSATTKGELYEDNMSRSFLLAVDESGEQSQRIIHYQNRKYAGEIEPKDQEKTKIQLQQIIRTLTNYEVINPFATRLELPEEVHKIRRLNEMFQSIVRQITLLNQHHRELKNDKLITQIEDLEQATEVLFESIILKVDELDGSLRQFFERVKKYLKTQDKDFTQREIRQAFNMSKSQIHRYLQALLELEYIKQIGGYANKGLKYKIDYWDDYAKLRIKIKDKLLLQIKALKETV
- a CDS encoding helix-turn-helix domain-containing protein; this translates as MQHIGKNIKRIREEKGLTQQSIADLIAMHRSNYSRVETGDRELSLEAVGKIAKYFNMTIDQLVNLEGEIPQEITIEDKTLVEQIKLIQELEPEEKNIIFKMVDTFLTQKKFKDFFAKNVASL
- a CDS encoding tyrosine-type recombinase/integrase, with amino-acid sequence MNLEIYLKSHLQESTAKSYYYHINKFRLQNRNTEHYSYKKVMQYIEELRKNYPANTLRGILFALKKYYEYLIETGIRKDNPTQSIKFRDAKETPIQHQDLFTDKELQELLEPRKERYPFLTLRNRIIISLLVYQAPTSGELTELEVNAIDLEKATIEIKPTALTNNRILPLKAEQILLLYKYINTDRNALKTHREDKNMLLLGKLGTPIQIEDIIYLISTYQKRYTKKLTSTTIRQSVITNLLSKGNDLRMVQTFAGHKHLDTTEKYKQTGIKALQSAIDKHHPLR
- a CDS encoding tyrosine-type recombinase/integrase; translated protein: MKDKIYAFRQELQTLGYCQTIISNYPKYASHFLVFFQETDAEIDDSHIKSYQKYLQQKTSKTSGEKLSESHIYSQLLGIKMYFEYLERIHKIKRNPFTLKLKNPRNEVREVLTQEQIKILYEHCKTGEEKMILHLCYGCGLRRSEAVNLNKKDIHIEKKLLFVRQGKGKKRRVIPLNKTLTADFKLFLGYQINTQEIAFLTNKQYKRMSGNTMHLIFKALLKKAKIKDISLHHLRHSIATHLLENDMSIEMVRDFLGHSRLSTTQIYTKINNLKMK